Part of the candidate division KSB1 bacterium genome, CTTTTATGAATTCCTTAAGGAGATATGAGAGTTCAAAGTAGTACTTATCCTCCATTTTATGGACGATGATCAAACCGCTGTCAGTCACAGCCGCAGCTGAGTTAAGAGTTGGCGGAGAAGGATGGCTCTTGATATCATAAATTCCATAAAATCAAGAGATTGTTCACTCCGCTTCATTTCGTTCAAATATTGTTTTATAATGACTGTTATAACCATCACAACCCATGCATTAATCAATTATTGATGGATATTTCCATCATTATTTTCTGTTATACAGGAACTCAAGCTGCCATATAAG contains:
- a CDS encoding DUF5118 domain-containing protein; amino-acid sequence: MTDSGLIIVHKMEDKYYFELSYLLKEFIKVDERSLSLQPAIAPHQHLLHN